One Brassica napus cultivar Da-Ae chromosome C4, Da-Ae, whole genome shotgun sequence genomic region harbors:
- the LOC106349030 gene encoding uncharacterized protein LOC106349030 isoform X2 yields MTTETGRKKRTPQILKTDTSHTALKLAEKWVANMTTPAEDEPEQEVRTHGLGLGAKVSRQMKRRPSDDPLDQKLQAKFDAGRRKHARTDAQSASASKNAGDDTEDDDDESESKSQAFGKKRQNRSTRC; encoded by the exons ATGACAACGGAAACGGGAAGGAAGAAGAGAACTCCACAGATTCTTAAGACAGATACGAGCCATACGGCACTAAAACTT GCTGAGAAGTGGGTTGCCAATATGACAACGCCTGCAGAGGATGAGCCTGAACAAGAAGTTCGAACCCACGG GCTTGGACTTGGTGCTAAAGTGTCACGGCAAATGAAGCGTAGACCTTCAGACGACCCTCTTGATCAAAAACTACAAGCCAAGTTTGATGCAGGGAGAAGAAAACATGCAAGAACTGACGCACAGTCTGCTAGTGCCAGTAAGAACGCCGGTGATGACActgaggatgatgatgacgaaTCAGAAAGCAAAAGCCAAGCGTTCGGAAAGAAAAGGCAAAACAGAAGTACGCGTTGTTAG
- the LOC106349028 gene encoding UPF0187 protein At3g61320, chloroplastic isoform X1 produces MHQAMNLSLSCESRFPIFSTGPRKTFHLKPPRVSSGPEPGTKTLTENLISLLRAVPDWADEIKERGMQQKRTLYTHEKWVEHRSSLRHVRHLVSSFSSRVILSLIPPVFFFTSVAVLIASYNSAVALEWLPGIFPILRSSSLPYQLTAPALALLLVFRTEASYSRYEEGRKAWVRIIAGTDDLARQVICSVDGSGDELVLKDLLLRYFAAFPVALKFLLQCHVIYGSDIARDLRNLIEADDLSLILESKHRPRCVIEFISQSLQLLKLDDTKRDLLESKMLHLHEGIGVCEQLMGIPIPLSYTRLTSRFLVFWHLTLPIILWDECHWIVVPATFISAASLFCIEEVGVLIEEPFPMLALDELCDLVHSNIQEAVKSETIIRNRILAKIKLHEFKHSPNGRH; encoded by the exons aTGCATCAGGCCATGAATCTATCCCTTTCTTGCGAATCACGGTTCCCTATATTCTCCACCGGTCCCCGCAAAACCTTCCATCTCAAGCCTCCACGCGTCTCATCAGGCCCTGAGCCAGGCACCAAAACCCTAACCGAGAATCTCATCTCGCTCCTCAGAGCGGTCCCGGACTGGGCAGACGAGATCAAAGAGCGTGGGATGCAGCAGAAACGCACTCTCTACACACACGAGAAATGGGTCGAACACAGAAGCTCTCTCCGCCACGTGCGTCACTTAGTCTCCTCCTTCTCTTCGCGCGTTATACTCTCTCTCATCCCTcccgtcttcttcttcacatcGGTGGCCGTCCTCATCGCAAGCTACAACTCCGCCGTGGCTTTGGAGTGGCTCCCTGGTATCTTCCCCATTCTCAGATCCTCCTCTCTGCCGTATCAGCTCACGGCTCCTGCGTTAGCTCTGCTTCTCGTGTTCCGCACGGAAGCTTCGTATTCTAGGTATGAGGAAGGGAGGAAAGCTTGGGTTAGGATCATTGCTGGAACTGATGATTTAGCTAGGCAAGTGATTTGTTCTGTTGATGGCTCTGGTGATGAGTTGGTCCTTAAAGACTTGCTTCTTCGTTACTTTGCAGCTTTCCCTGTGGCTCTTAAG TTTCTGCTGCAGTGTCATGTGATTTATGGTTCAGATATTGCAAGAGATCTCCGGAACTTGATTGAAGCTGATGACTTGTCTCTGATTCTTGAGTCAAAGCATCGTCCGCGTTGCGTAATAGAGTTCATTTCTCAGAGCCTTCAGCTGCTGAAACTAGACGATACAAAGAGAGATTTGTTG GAATCAAAGATGTTGCATTTACACGAAGGTATTGGAGTTTGTGAACAGCTAATGGGCATTCCGATTCCTTTGTCTTACACACGGTTGACCTCGAGGTTTTTAGTCTTTTGGCATCTGACTCTCCCAATCATTCTCTGGGATGAATGCCACTGGATTGTTGTTCCTGCTACTTTCATCAGTGCTGCTTCTCTCTTTTGCATAGAAGAA GTGGGTGTTCTTATAGAAGAGCCATTTCCTATGTTGGCATTAGACGAGCTTTGTGATCTTGTGCATAGTAACATCCAAGAGGCTGTTAAATCTGAGACTATCATACGTAACCGGATCCTTGCAAAGATAAAGCTCCATGAGTTCAAGCACTCACCAAATGGTCGGCATTAG
- the LOC106349027 gene encoding uncharacterized protein LOC106349027 isoform X1, whose product MEKNCGRRESINQIGCMWVFISIFGSNQKRFLMDMKHGSKRLAGNDEKMQLTCSSESSEDVSIVGDEHVETKVCEEKFSEMIKRLIAQKEGEIQTCKDLLEAFQVLSSEEESLLKKVSHEDAQSMGGDSKRVVIEEERPEAVSKQEAVVVVPKRKYTFFRRKWRSEERRNRTSQIVVLKPAPNSLDVDSRDNKSKTGRTFSRFLIGLIKRRLHSAVGKKSCDVLVDRSQNRCVEEEIQSNEEEVTVQTSEDSKKTMSGLYVAARKHLSEMLANGDIDVSLPDKEVPIILGKILSLPEFSSPVDSPRLIPGHDLVSPLSQTTEKSKILQCGSCTDGLTGEDSDKDDETLFTINVSVPKDQAKETEKTETEPLSETTSSSISRHVEDVDEDVYECREEDGDKQSSNREMFNQMHSSPPESPPSSSVRMTECKEPATDVQGKLSPVSVLEPLLTDDESSPTTTSTRFNSGEVRIQPLCIRFDEADDSPKPDESNNLKTSVDDKNLILAYIEAVVKSSGLNWEELLTRPFYSEQLLLEPELADGIAFSPTQLCDDKSLLQDCINEVLIDFCGNELNPGPWVSFLKPELQLISDMEIAAKVAQEGVYWHLLPLPSPHTLDQMVKKDMDRTGSWMDLRFDVGWIVSGTSEMILDDLVEEIIRDMVQAEPMQEQDSNNNL is encoded by the exons ATGGAGAAGAACTGTGGGAGAAGAGAAAGTATAAATCAAATAGGATGTATGTGGGTGTTCATCAGCATCTTTGGATCTAACCAGAAGCGTTTCTTGATGGATATGAAACATGGTAGCAAAAGACTTGCAG GTAATGATGAGAAGATGCAGCTTACCTGTTCTTCTGAGAGCTCTGAGGATGTTTCTATTGTTGGTGATGAACATGTAGAGACTAAGGTTTGTGAAGAAAAGTTCAGTGAGATGATCAAGCGGTTGATAGCTCAGAAAGAAGGAGAGATCCAAACCTGCAAGGACTTGTTGGAGGCTTTTCAAGTTTTGAGTTCTGAAGAAGAATCGCTCCTCAAGAAGGTATCACATGAAGATGCTCAAAGCATGGGAGGAGATTCCAAAAGAGTTGTAATAGAAGAAGAAAGACCTGAAGCAGTCTCAAAACAAGAGGCTGTGGTGGTGGTACCAAAGAGGAAATATACATTCTTCAGAAGGAAATGGAGATCAGAAGAGAGGAGAAACAGAACATCTCAAATTGTTGTATTGAAACCTGCTCCAAATAGTTTGGATGTTGATTCTAGAGACAACAAGTCCAAAACAGGAAGAACCTTTTCTCGGTTTCTTATCGGTTTAATCAAAAGAAGACTACACTCTGCCGTCGGTAAGAAGTCATGTGATGTTCTTGTTGATAGGAGCCAAAACCGATGCGTGGAAGAAGAGATACAGAGTAATGAAGAAGAGGTTACTGTCCAGACAAGCGAAGATTCAAAGAAGACTATGTCCGGCTTGTATGTTGCAGCGAGGAAACACTTGTCTGAAATGCTTGCAAATGGAGATATAGATGTGAGTTTACCAGATAAGGAAGTGCCAATAATCCTGGGAAAGATTCTATCTCTCCCTGAGTTTTCATCACCAGTAGATAGCCCTAGGTTGATCCCTGGGCATGATTTGGTTAGCCCTCTAAGCCAAACAACCGAGAAGTCAAAGATTCTGCAATGCGGTTCATGTACAGATGGTCTGACTGGTGAAGATTCAGACAAAGATGATGAAACACTATTTACCATCAATGTCTCTGTTCCCAAAG ACCAAGCAAAGGAAACTGAGAAGACAGAGACAGAACCGTTATCGGAAACTACCAGCTCTTCCATTTCACGACATGTCGAAGATGTTGATGAAGATGTGTATGAATGCCGTGAAGAAGACGGCGATAAACAATCATCAAATAGG GAAATGTTCAACCAAATGCACTCTTCTCCTCCAGAGTCCCCACCAAGTTCTTCAGTTAGGATGACTGAATGCAAAGAACCGGCCACTGATGTTCAAGGAAAGTTAAGCCCCGTCTCTGTGCTCGAACCTCTGCTTACAGATGATGAGAGTAGCCCAACAACAACAAGCACAAGGTTCAATTCAGGTGAAGTGAGGATACAACCACTCTGTATAAGATTCGATGAAGCTGATGATTCTCCAAAACCAGACGAATCCAACAATCTCAAAACAAGCGTGGATGACAAGAACTTGATACTTGCATACATTGAAGCCGTTGTGAAATCCTCAGGCTTGAACTGGGAAGAGCTTTTAACGAGGCCCTTTTACTCAGAACAGCTTCTTCTTGAGCCAGAGTTGGCAGATGGCATAGCTTTCTCTCCTACACAGCTCTGCGACGATAAGAGTCTCCTTCAAGACTGTATCAATGAAGTTCTTATAGACTTCTGTGGCAATGAACTGAATCCAGGTCCTTGGGTTTCGTTCCTGAAACCTGAACTCCAGCTAATCTCAGACATGGAGATCGCAGCTAAAGTTGCACAAGAAGGGGTTTACTGGCATCTCCTACCTTTGCCTTCACCTCACACTTTGGACCAGATGGTGAAGAAAGACATGGATAGAACAGGAAGCTGGATGGATCTCAGGTTTGATGTTGGTTGGATTGTTTCCGGCACAAGTGAAATGATCCTTGATGATCTAGTAGAAGAGATCATCAGAGACATGGTTCAAGCTGAACCAATGCAGGAGCAGGACAGCAACAACAACCTATGA
- the LOC106349030 gene encoding uncharacterized protein LOC106349030 isoform X1: MGIDNVWYSLTNSNRNKIKSGNNVILNSVFIGWLLLISNLVRRLESATIIDNQELRRPSPSVSAGKGSSFDGGSEYLITASLDRDCRKFGGGRGTLVAMTTETGRKKRTPQILKTDTSHTALKLAEKWVANMTTPAEDEPEQEVRTHGLGLGAKVSRQMKRRPSDDPLDQKLQAKFDAGRRKHARTDAQSASASKNAGDDTEDDDDESESKSQAFGKKRQNRSTRC; this comes from the exons ATGGGAATTGATAATGTCTGGTACAGTTTAACCAATTCGAACcgaaacaaaatcaaatcgGGAAATAACGTTATTCTAAATTCGGTTTTTATTGGTTGGTTATTACTTATTAGTAACCTTGTGCGACGGCTCGAATCAGCTACTATCATAGATAACCAGGAGCTGCGCCGTCCGTCGCCGTCGGTATCAGCGGGAAAAGGAAGTTCCTTTGACGGAGGCTCAGAATATCTTATTACCGCGAGTCTTGATCGT GACTGCAGGAAGTTTGGTGGTGGTCGTGGTACTCTAGTTGCAATGACAACGGAAACGGGAAGGAAGAAGAGAACTCCACAGATTCTTAAGACAGATACGAGCCATACGGCACTAAAACTT GCTGAGAAGTGGGTTGCCAATATGACAACGCCTGCAGAGGATGAGCCTGAACAAGAAGTTCGAACCCACGG GCTTGGACTTGGTGCTAAAGTGTCACGGCAAATGAAGCGTAGACCTTCAGACGACCCTCTTGATCAAAAACTACAAGCCAAGTTTGATGCAGGGAGAAGAAAACATGCAAGAACTGACGCACAGTCTGCTAGTGCCAGTAAGAACGCCGGTGATGACActgaggatgatgatgacgaaTCAGAAAGCAAAAGCCAAGCGTTCGGAAAGAAAAGGCAAAACAGAAGTACGCGTTGTTAG
- the LOC106349027 gene encoding uncharacterized protein LOC106349027 isoform X2 — MEKNCGRRESINQIGCMWVFISIFGSNQKRFLMDMKHGNDEKMQLTCSSESSEDVSIVGDEHVETKVCEEKFSEMIKRLIAQKEGEIQTCKDLLEAFQVLSSEEESLLKKVSHEDAQSMGGDSKRVVIEEERPEAVSKQEAVVVVPKRKYTFFRRKWRSEERRNRTSQIVVLKPAPNSLDVDSRDNKSKTGRTFSRFLIGLIKRRLHSAVGKKSCDVLVDRSQNRCVEEEIQSNEEEVTVQTSEDSKKTMSGLYVAARKHLSEMLANGDIDVSLPDKEVPIILGKILSLPEFSSPVDSPRLIPGHDLVSPLSQTTEKSKILQCGSCTDGLTGEDSDKDDETLFTINVSVPKDQAKETEKTETEPLSETTSSSISRHVEDVDEDVYECREEDGDKQSSNREMFNQMHSSPPESPPSSSVRMTECKEPATDVQGKLSPVSVLEPLLTDDESSPTTTSTRFNSGEVRIQPLCIRFDEADDSPKPDESNNLKTSVDDKNLILAYIEAVVKSSGLNWEELLTRPFYSEQLLLEPELADGIAFSPTQLCDDKSLLQDCINEVLIDFCGNELNPGPWVSFLKPELQLISDMEIAAKVAQEGVYWHLLPLPSPHTLDQMVKKDMDRTGSWMDLRFDVGWIVSGTSEMILDDLVEEIIRDMVQAEPMQEQDSNNNL; from the exons ATGGAGAAGAACTGTGGGAGAAGAGAAAGTATAAATCAAATAGGATGTATGTGGGTGTTCATCAGCATCTTTGGATCTAACCAGAAGCGTTTCTTGATGGATATGAAACATG GTAATGATGAGAAGATGCAGCTTACCTGTTCTTCTGAGAGCTCTGAGGATGTTTCTATTGTTGGTGATGAACATGTAGAGACTAAGGTTTGTGAAGAAAAGTTCAGTGAGATGATCAAGCGGTTGATAGCTCAGAAAGAAGGAGAGATCCAAACCTGCAAGGACTTGTTGGAGGCTTTTCAAGTTTTGAGTTCTGAAGAAGAATCGCTCCTCAAGAAGGTATCACATGAAGATGCTCAAAGCATGGGAGGAGATTCCAAAAGAGTTGTAATAGAAGAAGAAAGACCTGAAGCAGTCTCAAAACAAGAGGCTGTGGTGGTGGTACCAAAGAGGAAATATACATTCTTCAGAAGGAAATGGAGATCAGAAGAGAGGAGAAACAGAACATCTCAAATTGTTGTATTGAAACCTGCTCCAAATAGTTTGGATGTTGATTCTAGAGACAACAAGTCCAAAACAGGAAGAACCTTTTCTCGGTTTCTTATCGGTTTAATCAAAAGAAGACTACACTCTGCCGTCGGTAAGAAGTCATGTGATGTTCTTGTTGATAGGAGCCAAAACCGATGCGTGGAAGAAGAGATACAGAGTAATGAAGAAGAGGTTACTGTCCAGACAAGCGAAGATTCAAAGAAGACTATGTCCGGCTTGTATGTTGCAGCGAGGAAACACTTGTCTGAAATGCTTGCAAATGGAGATATAGATGTGAGTTTACCAGATAAGGAAGTGCCAATAATCCTGGGAAAGATTCTATCTCTCCCTGAGTTTTCATCACCAGTAGATAGCCCTAGGTTGATCCCTGGGCATGATTTGGTTAGCCCTCTAAGCCAAACAACCGAGAAGTCAAAGATTCTGCAATGCGGTTCATGTACAGATGGTCTGACTGGTGAAGATTCAGACAAAGATGATGAAACACTATTTACCATCAATGTCTCTGTTCCCAAAG ACCAAGCAAAGGAAACTGAGAAGACAGAGACAGAACCGTTATCGGAAACTACCAGCTCTTCCATTTCACGACATGTCGAAGATGTTGATGAAGATGTGTATGAATGCCGTGAAGAAGACGGCGATAAACAATCATCAAATAGG GAAATGTTCAACCAAATGCACTCTTCTCCTCCAGAGTCCCCACCAAGTTCTTCAGTTAGGATGACTGAATGCAAAGAACCGGCCACTGATGTTCAAGGAAAGTTAAGCCCCGTCTCTGTGCTCGAACCTCTGCTTACAGATGATGAGAGTAGCCCAACAACAACAAGCACAAGGTTCAATTCAGGTGAAGTGAGGATACAACCACTCTGTATAAGATTCGATGAAGCTGATGATTCTCCAAAACCAGACGAATCCAACAATCTCAAAACAAGCGTGGATGACAAGAACTTGATACTTGCATACATTGAAGCCGTTGTGAAATCCTCAGGCTTGAACTGGGAAGAGCTTTTAACGAGGCCCTTTTACTCAGAACAGCTTCTTCTTGAGCCAGAGTTGGCAGATGGCATAGCTTTCTCTCCTACACAGCTCTGCGACGATAAGAGTCTCCTTCAAGACTGTATCAATGAAGTTCTTATAGACTTCTGTGGCAATGAACTGAATCCAGGTCCTTGGGTTTCGTTCCTGAAACCTGAACTCCAGCTAATCTCAGACATGGAGATCGCAGCTAAAGTTGCACAAGAAGGGGTTTACTGGCATCTCCTACCTTTGCCTTCACCTCACACTTTGGACCAGATGGTGAAGAAAGACATGGATAGAACAGGAAGCTGGATGGATCTCAGGTTTGATGTTGGTTGGATTGTTTCCGGCACAAGTGAAATGATCCTTGATGATCTAGTAGAAGAGATCATCAGAGACATGGTTCAAGCTGAACCAATGCAGGAGCAGGACAGCAACAACAACCTATGA
- the LOC106349028 gene encoding UPF0187 protein At3g61320, chloroplastic isoform X2, with amino-acid sequence MHQAMNLSLSCESRFPIFSTGPRKTFHLKPPRVSSGPEPGTKTLTENLISLLRAVPDWADEIKERGMQQKRTLYTHEKWVEHRSSLRHVRHLVSSFSSRVILSLIPPVFFFTSVAVLIASYNSAVALEWLPGIFPILRSSSLPYQLTAPALALLLVFRTEASYSRYEEGRKAWVRIIAGTDDLARQVICSVDGSGDELVLKDLLLRYFAAFPVALKCHVIYGSDIARDLRNLIEADDLSLILESKHRPRCVIEFISQSLQLLKLDDTKRDLLESKMLHLHEGIGVCEQLMGIPIPLSYTRLTSRFLVFWHLTLPIILWDECHWIVVPATFISAASLFCIEEVGVLIEEPFPMLALDELCDLVHSNIQEAVKSETIIRNRILAKIKLHEFKHSPNGRH; translated from the exons aTGCATCAGGCCATGAATCTATCCCTTTCTTGCGAATCACGGTTCCCTATATTCTCCACCGGTCCCCGCAAAACCTTCCATCTCAAGCCTCCACGCGTCTCATCAGGCCCTGAGCCAGGCACCAAAACCCTAACCGAGAATCTCATCTCGCTCCTCAGAGCGGTCCCGGACTGGGCAGACGAGATCAAAGAGCGTGGGATGCAGCAGAAACGCACTCTCTACACACACGAGAAATGGGTCGAACACAGAAGCTCTCTCCGCCACGTGCGTCACTTAGTCTCCTCCTTCTCTTCGCGCGTTATACTCTCTCTCATCCCTcccgtcttcttcttcacatcGGTGGCCGTCCTCATCGCAAGCTACAACTCCGCCGTGGCTTTGGAGTGGCTCCCTGGTATCTTCCCCATTCTCAGATCCTCCTCTCTGCCGTATCAGCTCACGGCTCCTGCGTTAGCTCTGCTTCTCGTGTTCCGCACGGAAGCTTCGTATTCTAGGTATGAGGAAGGGAGGAAAGCTTGGGTTAGGATCATTGCTGGAACTGATGATTTAGCTAGGCAAGTGATTTGTTCTGTTGATGGCTCTGGTGATGAGTTGGTCCTTAAAGACTTGCTTCTTCGTTACTTTGCAGCTTTCCCTGTGGCTCTTAAG TGTCATGTGATTTATGGTTCAGATATTGCAAGAGATCTCCGGAACTTGATTGAAGCTGATGACTTGTCTCTGATTCTTGAGTCAAAGCATCGTCCGCGTTGCGTAATAGAGTTCATTTCTCAGAGCCTTCAGCTGCTGAAACTAGACGATACAAAGAGAGATTTGTTG GAATCAAAGATGTTGCATTTACACGAAGGTATTGGAGTTTGTGAACAGCTAATGGGCATTCCGATTCCTTTGTCTTACACACGGTTGACCTCGAGGTTTTTAGTCTTTTGGCATCTGACTCTCCCAATCATTCTCTGGGATGAATGCCACTGGATTGTTGTTCCTGCTACTTTCATCAGTGCTGCTTCTCTCTTTTGCATAGAAGAA GTGGGTGTTCTTATAGAAGAGCCATTTCCTATGTTGGCATTAGACGAGCTTTGTGATCTTGTGCATAGTAACATCCAAGAGGCTGTTAAATCTGAGACTATCATACGTAACCGGATCCTTGCAAAGATAAAGCTCCATGAGTTCAAGCACTCACCAAATGGTCGGCATTAG